In a genomic window of Rhododendron vialii isolate Sample 1 chromosome 12a, ASM3025357v1:
- the LOC131310386 gene encoding uncharacterized protein LOC131310386 isoform X1, with the protein MRAALPKTSIGSSNSLPNQKTKSVSRAAMASTSLHASNRRFILVLTGYKVLQMAGFPDSSEEWEPIQEGNQVKLRMRDGNFLRANGGFPPWLDSVTHDVPWVLQDLVLWDVEAVDIVSDQSPQLKPGVQLESSGPGSSSESNHRHKSPSCVRQENQSVMERFHNAKAVRLRSNHNKFLSAKEDEISVAQDESGSLKNACWTVEFSSESKNKIYLKSCYGKYLTASNKRFLLGMTGRKILQMDGFLDSSMEWQPMWEGNQVKLRTPNRKYLCANDNVWPWRDSVTHDIPYRTAKKDWILWDVDVVEIVSKQSPQPKPGVQFELSESRSSSESESSA; encoded by the exons ATGAGAGCGGCTCTTCCAAAAACGTCTATTGGATCGTCGAATTCTCTTCCGAATCAGAAAACAAAATCTGTCTCAAGAGCTGCTATGGCAAGTACCTCACTGCATGCCTCCAACAGGCGCTTCATCCTCGTCTTGACCGGCTACAAAGTCCTCCAGATGGCCGGCTTCCCCGACTCGTCGGAGGAATGGGAGCCGATACAAGAAGG GAATCAGGTGAAGCTTAGGATGCGGGACGGAAACTTTCTGCGGGCCAATGGCGGCTTTCCACCATGGCTGGATTCGGTCACCCATGATGTTCCTTGGGTATTACAGGATTTGGTCCTTTGGGATGTTGAAGCGGTTGATATTGTGTCGGATCAATCGCCGCAACTAAAACCGGGTGTTCAGTTGGAATCATCGGGGCCTGGGTCGAGCTCGGAGTCGAATCATCGGCATAAGTCCCCCAGTTGTGTAAGACAAGAG AATCAAAGCGTAATGGAGCGATTCCACAACGCAAAAGCCGTGCGCCTCCGCAGCAACCACAACAAGTTCCTCTCCGCCAAAGAAGACGAAATATCTGTAGCCCAAGACGAGAGCGGCTCTTTAAAAAACGCCTGCTGGACGGTCGAATTCTCCTCCgaatccaaaaacaaaatctaTCTCAAGAGCTGCTACGGCAAGTACCTCACCGCCTCCAACAAACGCTTCCTCCTCGGAATGACTGGCCGCAAAATCCTGCAGATGGACGGCTTCCTCGACTCGTCAATGGAGTGGCAGCCGATGTGGGAAGG GAATCAAGTGAAGCTCAGGACGCCAAACAGGAAATATTTATGTGCCAATGACAACGTTTGGCCATGGCGGGATTCAGTTACCCATGATATTCCGTATCGGACAGCTAAAAAGGATTGGATCCTTTGGGATGTTGATGTGGTTGAGATTGTGTCAAAACAGTCCCCACAACCAAAACCGGGTGTTCAGTTTGAATTGTCGGAGTCCAGGTCGAGCTCGGAGTCAGAATCATCGGCATAA